Below is a window of Clostridium sp. JN-1 DNA.
TATCCATTCCTACAGCATATGCACCAGATTCTTCTGCAAGTTTTATCTTTTTTATTACATTTTCATTTTTCCATGGTTTTATAATAGCTATGCCATCTCCACCAAATTTTTTAAGTTGTTCTAAGTTAGTTATAAGGAAAGAATCCACAGCAGTATCCCCTACCATTGGATATACTCCTGCATCTAAACATCCTCCTATTACCCATGATATGTATTCTTCTTCAGTAAACTTTCCACCCATATTCAATGTAGTTCCAGATACTGGAGCTGCAAATACAGGTACCTCCATTTTTTTACCAAATAACTCTATTGAAGTATCAGGGTCTTTAGCATCATGTATAACTCTCATATTGAGTTTGCAGAAATCAAGTGCTTCAACATTTATTGAAAATGCTTCTCCTGTTCCTTTTCCACCCATTCCAGGTACTTCTCCAGCACATGCCTTGCCATTACATACAGGGCATACCCTGCAGCTTCCATTTAAATTTTCACGTGCCTGTTTTAAAACTTTTTTATAATCCATTTTTCAAGCCTCCCCAAACTAAAAAATATACAAAGTATTCTAGCTCACATATTTGTTGTTCTATATTAATTATAATTTATTTTGGACAAATCTCAACCTATAGATTAAATATTTCATCTTCACTTATAACCTTAATTTCATTGTCAATTAAAAGCTGTGCAGTTACCCCATTACCATTTACTACTTTCTTTGAAAATGTTCCATCATAAATTTTTCCACATCCGCAGGAAGGACTTTTAGATTTTAAAACAGCAGATAAAACTTTAAAGTTTTTACATATACTAAGTGTTTCATATGCCCCCCTTATAAACTTTTCAGTGGAATCATCCTCATTTGTACTAATTACTTTAGACTTACCATTTAAAACATCTTTTCCAGTACCACCTTTTATTTCACATGGCAATCTGGGAGTTGTAAGTCCTCCAAGCTGTTCAGGACATATTGGCAATATTTCATCTTTTTTTAAAAACTTCATGACTTCTTTATTTAAATTATTTTTACCATTGTACTTACAGTTTATCCCACATAAACATGCACTTACGAGTATCATAAAAAACACCTCTAATCTATATTAATGATTTTTAAGTTCAACAATAGTTACTCCAGTACCACCTTCACCGTACTCTCCCAGCCTATATCTTTTAACATGAGAATGAGACTTTAGCATTTCCATTATTGCATTTCTCAAAACTCCAGTACCTTTACCATGAATTATTGTAACTTTTTCATATCCTGCAAGATATACTTCATCTAGGTACTTATCAGTATTATACGTTGCCTCAATTGAATCCATACCTCTTAAATCTATGGATGCTGGCACAGTTTTAAGATTAAGTTTCATCTCACCCTTAGATTTTTTCTGTTTGGACTTATTACCTTCTTTTCCCTTTACTGCCCTTAGGTCTTTTAGGTTTATATCTATTTTCATAATTCCAGCTTGAACTTGAACCATATTTTTATTATCAGGTTTAGATAGTACTATAACATTTTGATTTAAAGATGATGCAAATACCTCATCACCTTCTTCTACACTCTTTAGTTCTTCTCCGTCATCTCTTTTTATGCTGTTAGCCTTTTCTTCTAAATCATCAAGTTTATTAGATAACTTTTTTCTCTTTTCTTCTAATTTTTGTCTTACATCGGATGCGTATCCCATTCTCTCAAGTTCTCTCATATCCTTGAGTATTTCGTCAGCTTCTTCTTTAGCTTCTTTTATAATGTTTTTAGCTTCTCTTTGAGCATTTATCAGAGACTTTTCCCTGCTATTTTGAAATGCCGAAAACCTTTGCTCATATTTATCTTTTATTTTAGCTGCTTCCATTCTCAATATTTCAGATTCCCTAGCATTATTTTCTGCTTGTATACTCTTGTCTTGAAGACTTTGTATCAAGTCTTCAAACTGTAAACTCTCACTAGTTATGGTTTCTTTGGCACTGTCAATTATGTAATCTGGAAGTCCAAGTCTCTTAGATATTTCAAAAGCATTTGATTTTCCCGGAATACCTATCAAAAGTCTATATGTCGGCCTAAGTGTCTCTACATCAAATTCAACTGATGCATTTTCAACTGAATCCGTCTTTAATGCATATGCCTTAAGCTCACTATAATGGGTAGTTGCTACTATCTTGCAATTTCTGTTTTTTAAATTTTCAAGAATTGATATAGCTAGTGCCGCTCCTTCTGTGGGATCTGTTCCTGCACCAAGCTCATCAAATAATACCAGTGAATTTTCATCTGCCCTATCAATTATACTTACTATATTAGTCATATGAGATGAAAATGTGGATAAGCTCTGCTCTATGCTTTGTTCATCTCCAATATCTGCAAAGACTTCTTTGAAAAAGCTTATAGTTGAGTTTTCCTTTGCAGGTATCATAAGTCCGCTTAATCCCATTAAATGTAAAAGTCCAACTGTTTTTAAAGTTACAGTTTTACCACCTGTATTAGGTCCTGTTATTATTAATGAAGTAAAATTTTTTCCCAAATAAATATCTAATGGTACAACTACTTTTCTATCAATTAATGGATGTTTAGCTTGTATTATATCTATAATTCCATCATCATTTACATTTGGTGCAGTGCAATTAAACTCACTTGCAAATTTAGCTTTTGCAAATATAAAATCAAGCTCCCATATAATCTTTGAATTGTTTCTAACAGCAATTATATTGTCATAAACTTTTGCTGAAAGCCTAGCTAGTATTCTATCGATTTCTGCCCTTTCCTTCAGCATAAGTTCTTTTATTTCATTATTTAAATTCACCAAGTTCATAGGTTCAATATACAAAGTAGAACCAGTTGAACTTTGATCATGTACTAATCCCGATACCATATTCTTATGTTCAGCTTTTACTGGAAGTACATATCTGTCTCCCCTCATGGTATAGAGATTATCTTGAAGATATTCAGAATACATTCTCACAAGTGAATTTACCTTATCCCTCACTGATGAATTTTTATCTTTTAGTGATTTCCTTATGCTGTGAAGAGCTGGACTTGCATTGTCTGAAATTTCATCTTCACTTTCTACAGCATTAAATACTGCATCTTCAATATTCTTAAGTGGAACTATACCCTCGCATATATCTTCTATTACTCTAAATGGCTCTTCTTCATCTTTATGCCTTACATATTCTTTGAACCTTCTTGCACACCTCAGCATATTTGCTATTCTCAAAAGTTGAATTGGCATAAGTGAAGATCCTTTTTCAGCCATCCTTATGCCGTCTCTTATATCATATATTCCTTCAAAAGGAGGTGTTCCTTTAGTAACTAGCAATTTGAAGGCTTCTTTAGTTTCCTCGATATGTTCCCTTACTTCATAACTATTTTCATAAGGTTTCAAATCATCTATTATATCTTTTGCAGCTTGTGTATTAGTGTACTGTTTTAACATCTCTTTTATCTTATTAAATTCCAAAACCTTTAAAGCCTTTTCATTCATAATTTATTCAACCCCTCTTTTATAATGTCCTTTTGTAAAACCTACAAAATCACCTTTTGTCTTTTTATTCTTTACAAATTCAAGTACATTAATTACATCACCATATTTTTCATCTATAAAATCTATTCTAAAACTACTGGCACCCATATTTGTCAGCTCTTCAATCTTATCTGTTAAATTGAGTGGAACACTATTATATATATGACTTCTGCAGTACTTATCCGTTCTAACCAAAAACTCTGCTCCAATTCTATCCTTTAAATTAAAAGTTCCTTCACTGCATTTATGAGAACAATTGTTTTTCCTGCCCTTTCCACCCAAAGTACTTCCTATAGGGCAGTATTCTGACACCATATTTTCTATTTTACCATACACGAGTATCTGAGTTTTTGCACGTGACGTTCTCAAAAGTTTCTCAATTTCAATCTTATTTAGTTCTACACTTAAGCAAACTGAATCCATAAATTCACTATACTGTCTTACTCCAAATTCATTAAATACATTTAACTTATAATCAGAAATTATACTTGTTTTATTTTTAAATACACTTATTATACCTAAGTTAGCAGTAACTATTCCATTTATATGAGGTATTAACGTATCTATTTTTTTGCACATAGTATCAAACTCATCTCTTACTATATTTGGAACCTTAATCCACAAGTTAAGATCAGAGTTTTTCATTATATAATACTCTAAATTATCTTTGGATTTATAAAACATATCAATTATTACATCTTTAAATCCACTGTCTTTAACAGCCTTTAACTGTTCTTCATTATTTACACATACCATGTACTTTGGTATACTTCCTGTTTCTCTGCGATTTATATTTCCATGGAATATTTCATTTAAGTTTACTTTAACTTTTTTTCTACCATTTAGTAGATTCATTTCAATTTGTTCTACAAGTTTTCTTCTCACTTCATTTATTTCAGATACAGGTAAGAATCCAGCTTCATAATTTTCAAAGCGTATATTAGAAAACTTAAATGGGGTATCTCCGCTTTTACCTAAATGTTTTTTGAGTTCTTCCATGCTAATTGGTTTTTTTATAGCCTTTTGAACTGCTAAACCTTGAGCTGAATAATCTTTATTATTGAAGCAAGTACTTAACTTTACAGTTTCATTTAACTTAAAGCTTACATTTAAATCAAGGTTTATCTTTCTTTCAAAAGGATTATTGTATGTATCCTGTAATTCCTTAAAAAGCTTTGAGTCTGATGTCTTATATAACGTATTTCCACTTTTAAAATGTGATGGTTTTAAAATAACTATATCTCCTTTTTTTGCTTCTTTGACTTCATTATTATTTTTAATTATTTTAGAAACTGTAAATCCATCATTTTCATATCTTACACCATCCTTTAAGGATATGTCTTCTTGCAATAATACACTCAAATCCTTATTAACTTTTCCCAAAAAAGTTCCCGTATTTTTAGGAAATGAATATGCCATCATATCTCTTCCAACATTGCCGTATAAATAAGCTTTTGAAAAACCTTCTCTATTAAACAGCTGTAATAATTTCTTTTTTTCTACACTTAAATCAGCATCACTTTTTAAGCCAACTGCTAAATCTATTGCTTTTCTATAAGCTGAAACAACACCTGCAACATATTCTGGTCTTTTCATCCTTCCTTCTATTTTTAAAGAAGTAGTACCACTATCTATGATATCACGAATGTTTTCTAGTGTGCATATATCCTTAGGGCTGAGTAAATATCCATTTTTCTCAAGCTTATTCTTTTCATCAATTATTGTATATGGTAACCTGCAAGGCTGGGCACACCTACCTCTGTTTCCACTTCTTCCGCCTATCAAACTGCTCATAAGACATTGACCTGAATAACATACGCAAAGAGCACCATGAATAAATATTTCCGTTTCTATATGTAAATCTTTTGATATGTATTCTATTTCTTTTAAAGAAAGCTCTCTTGAAAGTACAATTCTCTTAAAACCAATACTATTTAAAAATTTTGCTCCTTCTGCATTATGTACTGTCATTTGAGTCGATGCATGAATTTCAAAATCAGGAATAAGTTTTTTTATGCAGTATGCAAAACCTATATCCTGTATGATTAAAGCATCAACTCCTGAATTGTATAAAAACTCTGCATATCTTAAAGCTTCTTTCATTTCACTATCTTTTAATAAAATATTTATGGTAACGTACACTTTAACTCCATATAAGTGACAATACTTAACTGACTTTTTTATATTTTCATTGTCAAAATTAGATGCATAAGCCCTTGCAGAAAATTTATCTCCACCTAAATAAACAGCATCAGCTCCTGATTGGACTGCTGCATATAGACTTTCCATACTTCCTGCTGGTGCCAGCAATTCTACCTTTTTCATCGGTTCATCTCCTAAAACATAAATTCACTCAAACACTATTATACAATAACTAAATCATATTTAAAATCTCATACCTGTAATTATAATATGCTAAAAATTCAAAGCATTTTTGATACAGAGGACTAAAAACAGAGGACAGTAAAGGAGGATTTTTCTCCGCTAAGCTTTTGAATGCACATTTCAAGGATATCCAAACTTTCGCTGTCAATTACATCAAACATTTTTATCGATCTCAGTATTTCCTTTTTTGCCATATCTACATATCCATATTTATAATACATTTTTCCAAGCTGAAGTAATACTGATTTATCACTTATTAAATTTAATAACTCCAATGATTTTTCAAACTTATCAAATTCCTTACTTACAAGGAGTATTTCACATATTTCAAATATAGACGAAGTATAATCTTTTTCATTTTCATCTTCTGACAAAATAGATGCAGACCTTCCCTCAAATATATTTAAAAATTGTCTGTATACTTGAATAATTTTTTTATTATAATTAGTTTTCTTATTTAAATTAAATTGTTTCATTATAGTTTCAGCAGATTCGTATTCATCCATAGCTGCAAAGCATATAACTTTATACATCATAGTTTGAAAATAGTATAAGTCATCTTCACCAATACTTTCTGCATATTTAATGCACTCTTTAAATTTCCCTGACCTTATCAAACACTTTACTTTAAAAAATCTTAAATTTTCAGACAAACCTTGAGTTCCATACTGCTCTATATATTGAAGTGCAGTAGTATAGTATCCTTCCATATAAAATAAATCTGCAATTACAGGATACTGATTTGGAATATCTGGGAAGAATGCCTCTATAGTCTGCTTGAATTTATCAACAGGTGTTTTTTCCTGCTTTAATATATGACTTATATTATAAAGCGGCACTAGATAATCAGGTTTAAATCTTATTGTATCAATACAATACTTATATGCCATATCATAATCTTTTAAATCCATATATATTTTTGAAAGCTCATGCGAAGCCTTAAAAGTTCCTGTTCCATAAATACATTTGAGCACAATAGGAGCTTCACCTAATTCTATACATTTTTCAAAAGCTTTTATTGCCATAGTTGGCTTATGCTGTGCTTCTAATATTAATCCCTTTAAATAATATAAATCAGTAAACTCAGGATAATACTTAATACCTTCATCTACAAATTTCACAGCTTCATTAAAATATTTCAAATTGTAATTTGAAATTATTATTCTCTCTATTAACTTTGATGCAAATCCCGCTGATGGATCAAAGTTGTCATATGCTTTATAATAATTTTCTAATGCCTTTTCTTCTTCATATATTGATGAATATTCATTTCCAATGTTAAAATAGTTGAATTTATTTTTAGGATCTTTTTTTATCTGTCTTTCTAAAATTCTGATATTTCTCTTATTCTTATCTTTATCTACAACATCACTATCTAAATATCCATAGTGATGTATTTTAATATCTTCATATACTCCATTTATTGAATGCTTTAAATTTACTAATTGATTGTGTATTGCTCCTTCATAATGATATCCGTACTTATTTTTAAATAATCTAGGATTCAAATTTACAGTTAGATCATTTCCCTTTGTCGTTCCAAAATAACATAACGTTTCAAAAAAATAAGTTTTGTTTATATCAAGATTATTTACGAGTTTCTTAAACTTATCTTTATCTTCACTGCAAAATTCATCATCTGCATCCATGATCAGTATCCAATCTTTCGCAGCATATTCAAGTGACTTATTTCTAGCGGCACTAAAGTCATCACACCATTTAAAATAATATACCTTTGCACCGTAA
It encodes the following:
- a CDS encoding DUF523 domain-containing protein — protein: MILVSACLCGINCKYNGKNNLNKEVMKFLKKDEILPICPEQLGGLTTPRLPCEIKGGTGKDVLNGKSKVISTNEDDSTEKFIRGAYETLSICKNFKVLSAVLKSKSPSCGCGKIYDGTFSKKVVNGNGVTAQLLIDNEIKVISEDEIFNL
- a CDS encoding endonuclease MutS2 codes for the protein MNEKALKVLEFNKIKEMLKQYTNTQAAKDIIDDLKPYENSYEVREHIEETKEAFKLLVTKGTPPFEGIYDIRDGIRMAEKGSSLMPIQLLRIANMLRCARRFKEYVRHKDEEEPFRVIEDICEGIVPLKNIEDAVFNAVESEDEISDNASPALHSIRKSLKDKNSSVRDKVNSLVRMYSEYLQDNLYTMRGDRYVLPVKAEHKNMVSGLVHDQSSTGSTLYIEPMNLVNLNNEIKELMLKERAEIDRILARLSAKVYDNIIAVRNNSKIIWELDFIFAKAKFASEFNCTAPNVNDDGIIDIIQAKHPLIDRKVVVPLDIYLGKNFTSLIITGPNTGGKTVTLKTVGLLHLMGLSGLMIPAKENSTISFFKEVFADIGDEQSIEQSLSTFSSHMTNIVSIIDRADENSLVLFDELGAGTDPTEGAALAISILENLKNRNCKIVATTHYSELKAYALKTDSVENASVEFDVETLRPTYRLLIGIPGKSNAFEISKRLGLPDYIIDSAKETITSESLQFEDLIQSLQDKSIQAENNARESEILRMEAAKIKDKYEQRFSAFQNSREKSLINAQREAKNIIKEAKEEADEILKDMRELERMGYASDVRQKLEEKRKKLSNKLDDLEEKANSIKRDDGEELKSVEEGDEVFASSLNQNVIVLSKPDNKNMVQVQAGIMKIDINLKDLRAVKGKEGNKSKQKKSKGEMKLNLKTVPASIDLRGMDSIEATYNTDKYLDEVYLAGYEKVTIIHGKGTGVLRNAIMEMLKSHSHVKRYRLGEYGEGGTGVTIVELKNH
- a CDS encoding U32 family peptidase, whose product is MKKVELLAPAGSMESLYAAVQSGADAVYLGGDKFSARAYASNFDNENIKKSVKYCHLYGVKVYVTINILLKDSEMKEALRYAEFLYNSGVDALIIQDIGFAYCIKKLIPDFEIHASTQMTVHNAEGAKFLNSIGFKRIVLSRELSLKEIEYISKDLHIETEIFIHGALCVCYSGQCLMSSLIGGRSGNRGRCAQPCRLPYTIIDEKNKLEKNGYLLSPKDICTLENIRDIIDSGTTSLKIEGRMKRPEYVAGVVSAYRKAIDLAVGLKSDADLSVEKKKLLQLFNREGFSKAYLYGNVGRDMMAYSFPKNTGTFLGKVNKDLSVLLQEDISLKDGVRYENDGFTVSKIIKNNNEVKEAKKGDIVILKPSHFKSGNTLYKTSDSKLFKELQDTYNNPFERKINLDLNVSFKLNETVKLSTCFNNKDYSAQGLAVQKAIKKPISMEELKKHLGKSGDTPFKFSNIRFENYEAGFLPVSEINEVRRKLVEQIEMNLLNGRKKVKVNLNEIFHGNINRRETGSIPKYMVCVNNEEQLKAVKDSGFKDVIIDMFYKSKDNLEYYIMKNSDLNLWIKVPNIVRDEFDTMCKKIDTLIPHINGIVTANLGIISVFKNKTSIISDYKLNVFNEFGVRQYSEFMDSVCLSVELNKIEIEKLLRTSRAKTQILVYGKIENMVSEYCPIGSTLGGKGRKNNCSHKCSEGTFNLKDRIGAEFLVRTDKYCRSHIYNSVPLNLTDKIEELTNMGASSFRIDFIDEKYGDVINVLEFVKNKKTKGDFVGFTKGHYKRGVE
- a CDS encoding alpha-hydroxy-acid oxidizing protein, producing the protein MDYKKVLKQARENLNGSCRVCPVCNGKACAGEVPGMGGKGTGEAFSINVEALDFCKLNMRVIHDAKDPDTSIELFGKKMEVPVFAAPVSGTTLNMGGKFTEEEYISWVIGGCLDAGVYPMVGDTAVDSFLITNLEQLKKFGGDGIAIIKPWKNENVIKKIKLAEESGAYAVGMDIDACGLITLALHGKPVMPKTVEEIREIVESTKLPFILKGIMTADEAELAVKAGVSAIVVSNHGGRVLDQTPGVADVLPEIADAVKGKVTILADGGVRTGVDVLKMIALGAQGVLIGRPFVTASFGGQREGVKTYIDNIKSELKSAMVLTGCKSIKDVTNRILY
- a CDS encoding glycosyltransferase family 2 protein, which gives rise to MSTQISLCMIVKDEEKNLPKCLESVKDLVDEIIVVDTGSTDNTVEIAKSYGAKVYYFKWCDDFSAARNKSLEYAAKDWILIMDADDEFCSEDKDKFKKLVNNLDINKTYFFETLCYFGTTKGNDLTVNLNPRLFKNKYGYHYEGAIHNQLVNLKHSINGVYEDIKIHHYGYLDSDVVDKDKNKRNIRILERQIKKDPKNKFNYFNIGNEYSSIYEEEKALENYYKAYDNFDPSAGFASKLIERIIISNYNLKYFNEAVKFVDEGIKYYPEFTDLYYLKGLILEAQHKPTMAIKAFEKCIELGEAPIVLKCIYGTGTFKASHELSKIYMDLKDYDMAYKYCIDTIRFKPDYLVPLYNISHILKQEKTPVDKFKQTIEAFFPDIPNQYPVIADLFYMEGYYTTALQYIEQYGTQGLSENLRFFKVKCLIRSGKFKECIKYAESIGEDDLYYFQTMMYKVICFAAMDEYESAETIMKQFNLNKKTNYNKKIIQVYRQFLNIFEGRSASILSEDENEKDYTSSIFEICEILLVSKEFDKFEKSLELLNLISDKSVLLQLGKMYYKYGYVDMAKKEILRSIKMFDVIDSESLDILEMCIQKLSGEKSSFTVLCF